In Desulfosediminicola ganghwensis, a single window of DNA contains:
- the trmFO gene encoding methylenetetrahydrofolate--tRNA-(uracil(54)-C(5))-methyltransferase (FADH(2)-oxidizing) TrmFO has product MKHIEIIGGGLAGSEAAWQAVKRGCTVTLYDMKPHSFSPAHSSPDLAELVCSNSFRSDDIGSAVGLLKEEMRRCDSLIMRAANECKVPAGKALAVDREQFSAYVTEVLKNHPDIEIVHKEITELPSPTENTVILATGPLTSENLAESLIRLTGRDRLAFYDAIAPIVSAESLDKEIVYQKSRYDDGPGDYLNCPMNQEQYLHFITELANAQCVPLKEFEKPKYFEGCLPVEVIRSRGDETLRFGPMKPVGLADPRTGEDPYAVVQLRMENTEGTTYNMVGFQTKLTYSEQNRVFRLIPGMENVEFVRFGSIHRNTFICAPELLEPTLEFKSRPDMLLAGQLSGVEGYVESAAMGMLAGINGARKANGQSPSVPPPETALGALVRHLTESDPKHFQPSNVNFGLFPAWKKKVPKRFRGEKRAEAGLDALKNWLESDQII; this is encoded by the coding sequence ATGAAGCATATTGAAATTATCGGCGGAGGTCTTGCCGGCAGCGAAGCCGCCTGGCAGGCAGTCAAACGAGGTTGTACCGTTACCCTGTACGACATGAAACCCCACAGCTTCAGCCCGGCTCACAGTTCCCCTGATCTGGCCGAACTGGTCTGCAGCAACTCCTTTCGTTCTGACGATATCGGGTCTGCAGTCGGTCTTCTAAAAGAAGAGATGCGCCGCTGCGATTCGCTCATCATGAGGGCCGCAAATGAATGTAAGGTTCCTGCCGGCAAGGCACTGGCTGTCGATCGCGAGCAATTTTCAGCCTATGTCACCGAGGTCCTGAAAAATCACCCGGATATTGAGATTGTTCACAAGGAAATAACCGAGCTGCCTTCGCCAACCGAAAACACCGTTATTCTTGCCACTGGTCCACTTACTTCCGAGAACCTTGCTGAATCTCTTATCAGGCTGACCGGCAGAGACCGCCTCGCCTTTTATGATGCCATAGCCCCAATCGTCAGCGCAGAATCGCTCGATAAAGAAATCGTCTACCAAAAATCACGATACGATGACGGCCCGGGCGACTATCTGAATTGCCCCATGAATCAGGAACAGTACCTTCATTTCATCACCGAACTGGCAAACGCCCAGTGTGTACCTTTGAAGGAGTTTGAAAAACCAAAATATTTCGAAGGTTGCCTGCCAGTTGAAGTAATTCGCTCCCGAGGCGATGAAACCTTGCGTTTCGGCCCAATGAAACCTGTTGGTCTCGCAGATCCAAGGACCGGTGAAGATCCATACGCTGTAGTTCAGTTGCGCATGGAGAACACTGAAGGTACCACGTACAATATGGTCGGCTTTCAAACTAAATTGACTTACAGCGAGCAAAACAGGGTATTCCGGCTCATCCCCGGGATGGAAAATGTTGAATTCGTACGTTTCGGTTCCATCCACCGCAACACCTTCATCTGCGCCCCCGAACTGCTGGAGCCAACCCTCGAATTCAAATCCCGCCCCGATATGCTGCTCGCCGGTCAGTTATCCGGTGTGGAAGGGTACGTCGAATCCGCAGCGATGGGTATGCTGGCTGGAATCAACGGAGCCAGAAAAGCAAACGGTCAATCACCTTCCGTGCCACCGCCCGAAACCGCACTGGGAGCCCTGGTGAGGCATCTGACGGAAAGCGATCCCAAACATTTTCAGCCCTCAAATGTCAACTTTGGCCTGTTTCCAGCCTGGAAAAAGAAAGTACCGAAACGGTTTCGCGGCGAAAAGCGAGCAGAGGCGGGCCTGGATGCACTTAAAAACTGGCTTGAAAGTGACCAGATCATTTAA
- a CDS encoding 3D domain-containing protein, whose protein sequence is MVLQNIKSPVCSTPLPTACVIIIAIFLTMLGGCAKKPVGKMIETTAYCGCGQCCGWERGSWSKLKLDVWNRYVSQGHQAGQPYSGRTASGTKPSEPQPGLFSMDSAAKPWTIPYRMMPWAIMADEGTIAADTRYYPFGTRMYVPGYGWGRVEDRGGAIKGSNRIDLYFKSHQEALEWGRKRLRVEIYYP, encoded by the coding sequence ATGGTTTTACAGAACATAAAAAGCCCTGTCTGCTCCACGCCTCTACCCACAGCATGTGTCATCATTATTGCAATTTTTCTGACAATGCTTGGTGGCTGTGCAAAAAAACCGGTCGGCAAAATGATTGAAACTACTGCCTATTGCGGCTGTGGCCAATGCTGTGGCTGGGAGCGCGGCAGCTGGTCGAAGCTGAAGCTCGATGTGTGGAACAGATACGTAAGCCAGGGGCATCAGGCCGGACAACCGTATAGTGGACGAACTGCCAGCGGCACCAAACCCAGCGAACCACAGCCCGGGCTCTTTTCCATGGATTCTGCCGCAAAACCATGGACCATCCCTTACAGGATGATGCCCTGGGCTATCATGGCCGATGAGGGAACCATAGCAGCCGATACCCGCTATTACCCTTTCGGCACCAGGATGTATGTTCCAGGCTATGGCTGGGGCCGGGTCGAGGACCGCGGCGGAGCAATCAAGGGCAGCAACAGGATCGACCTCTATTTCAAGTCGCACCAGGAGGCCCTTGAGTGGGGCCGAAAACGACTTAGAGTAGAAATTTACTACCCATAA
- the mutL gene encoding DNA mismatch repair endonuclease MutL has protein sequence MAKIRILPEQLANQIAAGEVVERPASVVKELVENSLDASADRIEVEIEGGGTRLIRIIDNGEGMDEDDVLLSLERHGTSKIQTDKDLNAINTLGFRGEAIPSIGSVSKMTITSRRHDADLGTRAEIQFGKLTRVHEAGCSVGTIFEIKNLFGNTPARKKFLRTMRTELNHIDEVIRNYALANPDVTFSLTVNSKRNLYLDNSLTLQQRLAQLINYTGRFIQVGDDQVRSPERRVYGYLIPPERLHTGPARLRLFVNGRAIKDRMMVHAAAEGLRGFLMKGKNPAGLLHLLLPADEVDVNVHPAKHEVRFRDSRSIHALITETVAKAMLGEQRRLQTAMFGSSRSETTTIPLEREQPAGNPFVPLESEPTQEDLIEKVQASPLSFPTSATSDQPEQQSPAKPEADFFKPTSSGMKPQPDANDFQPAAFEPETSRFSTREPQTEKLPPVPPIPAEPLQEKANTVSFQQTSLLPEQNNGHGLQVIGQFADLYIFCKSSEGLLVIDQHAAHERLIYEELRQQYLSRNTASQNLLFPETIELTLFQSQLVEKHQEELAHMGFSIREFGGNSWIISAVPAITGKVGPADLFIDVLEQFGSESSRRESGDIVDTILATMACKAAVKAGTTLSVEEIDALLMRMARANLFSHCPHGRPVVKQFSPEDLKKWFYRT, from the coding sequence ATGGCTAAAATCCGTATCCTGCCTGAGCAGTTGGCAAACCAGATAGCTGCAGGCGAAGTAGTAGAGCGCCCGGCCTCCGTCGTCAAAGAACTGGTTGAAAACAGTCTTGACGCAAGTGCAGACCGCATTGAAGTTGAGATCGAGGGCGGCGGCACCCGGCTCATCCGCATCATTGACAACGGTGAGGGAATGGATGAGGACGATGTGCTACTCAGCCTTGAGCGACATGGTACTTCTAAAATACAAACCGATAAGGACCTGAACGCCATCAATACCCTCGGGTTCAGAGGGGAGGCTATTCCCTCTATCGGTTCCGTTTCCAAAATGACCATCACCTCACGCCGACACGATGCCGACCTCGGCACTCGCGCTGAAATTCAATTCGGCAAGCTGACCAGGGTCCACGAAGCTGGCTGCAGCGTTGGGACTATATTTGAGATCAAAAACCTGTTCGGCAACACACCTGCCAGGAAAAAATTCCTGCGTACCATGCGTACCGAACTCAATCACATTGATGAAGTCATCCGCAATTACGCCCTGGCAAACCCTGATGTCACCTTCTCCCTGACAGTTAACTCAAAGCGTAACCTCTATCTGGATAACTCCCTGACTCTCCAGCAGAGGCTTGCTCAGCTGATCAACTACACCGGCAGGTTCATACAGGTTGGCGACGATCAGGTCCGCTCCCCCGAACGGAGGGTCTATGGTTACCTGATCCCGCCGGAACGTCTGCATACGGGTCCCGCGCGGCTTCGCCTTTTTGTCAACGGTCGGGCAATCAAGGACAGGATGATGGTTCACGCTGCCGCGGAAGGCTTAAGAGGCTTTCTGATGAAGGGCAAGAACCCCGCGGGTTTGCTGCATCTGCTCTTGCCCGCAGATGAAGTGGACGTCAATGTACACCCTGCCAAGCATGAGGTGCGGTTTCGCGACAGCCGCAGTATCCACGCTCTCATAACCGAAACAGTGGCCAAAGCCATGCTGGGGGAGCAGAGAAGGCTGCAGACTGCAATGTTCGGCTCTTCCCGATCCGAGACGACAACTATTCCGCTGGAACGAGAGCAGCCGGCAGGCAACCCGTTCGTGCCTCTTGAATCCGAACCCACCCAGGAAGATCTGATAGAAAAAGTACAGGCAAGCCCCCTCTCTTTTCCAACGAGTGCGACATCCGACCAACCGGAACAACAGTCGCCCGCAAAGCCTGAAGCTGATTTTTTCAAACCAACCTCAAGCGGCATGAAACCTCAGCCGGACGCGAATGATTTTCAACCTGCTGCCTTTGAGCCGGAAACATCCCGATTCAGCACCCGGGAGCCACAGACCGAAAAGCTTCCACCTGTCCCTCCTATTCCCGCTGAACCATTGCAGGAAAAGGCGAATACAGTCTCATTCCAGCAAACATCATTGCTGCCGGAACAGAATAACGGCCATGGCTTGCAGGTAATCGGCCAATTTGCTGACCTTTATATTTTTTGTAAAAGCAGTGAAGGGTTACTGGTCATTGATCAGCACGCCGCCCATGAACGCTTGATATACGAGGAACTTCGCCAGCAATATCTCAGCAGAAATACCGCCAGCCAGAACCTGCTCTTCCCTGAAACGATTGAGTTGACACTTTTCCAGTCTCAACTGGTGGAAAAGCATCAGGAGGAACTGGCACACATGGGGTTTTCCATCCGTGAATTTGGTGGTAATTCGTGGATAATTTCTGCCGTTCCTGCCATAACCGGAAAAGTCGGACCGGCAGATCTATTCATTGACGTGCTCGAACAGTTCGGCAGTGAAAGTTCACGTCGGGAATCTGGTGATATTGTTGATACTATCCTCGCCACCATGGCATGTAAAGCTGCAGTAAAAGCCGGCACCACGCTCAGTGTAGAAGAAATTGATGCGCTTCTAATGCGAATGGCCAGGGCGAATCTCTTTTCCCATTGCCCGCACGGCCGACCTGTCGTAAAACAATTCAGCCCTGAAGACTTGAAAAAATGGTTTTACAGAACATAA
- a CDS encoding penicillin-binding protein 1A, protein MKSLQIPDIRTVANYQPAEASIIYDRHGRVIERVFAENRTVVELEAMHELLPDAFVAAEDGRFYEHKGLDFISVMRALVVNLKSGRKSQGGSTITQQVARGLLLSPEKTYIRKFKEAILAWRIDTLLTKKEILYIYLNQIYLGEGAFGVEAASQVYFGKSASQLTLGEVALLAGLPQAPTRYSPLKHLDRARARQRYVLNRMADDGYITPDKARVAYISKLNLRAGKRGFDPVNGYYLDVVKKQATEILGRPLQEAGARIYTHLDPKLQKSATQAVVSGLRSAGVRQALRDVNSRRIPQGALVCIERSNGRVRALVGGADYFASPFNRAVQAKRPAGSIFKPFVFAAALQDGWKPLSIISDAPLSISGGKHGVWQPKNYSGKYHGDTTLKNALANSYNVAAVRLMQNVGVKRVHAMADASGITAKMPPDLSLALGTVDVSLLEITAAYGPFVNSGIYTEPSFIRRIVVEDKELWRESPMRVQAMTPRTALNMEAMLEEVVTNGTGKRASGLPGATGGKTGTTDKNRDAWFVGFNGNYISGVWVGHDLNQTLGDKENGGRTAVPIWRDFMAEARGDSAR, encoded by the coding sequence ATGAAGAGCTTGCAGATCCCGGATATTCGCACAGTAGCCAATTACCAACCGGCTGAGGCCTCTATAATCTATGACCGGCACGGCAGAGTTATCGAGCGGGTCTTTGCGGAAAACAGAACCGTTGTGGAGCTTGAGGCCATGCATGAACTGCTCCCGGATGCTTTTGTAGCTGCCGAAGATGGCCGTTTTTATGAGCATAAGGGGCTTGATTTTATCTCGGTAATGCGTGCCCTGGTGGTAAATTTGAAAAGTGGTCGCAAGAGCCAGGGAGGTTCCACTATAACCCAGCAGGTGGCTCGCGGCTTGCTGCTTAGCCCTGAAAAAACATATATCCGAAAGTTCAAGGAGGCGATACTTGCCTGGAGAATAGATACTCTTCTGACCAAAAAGGAGATCCTCTATATCTACCTCAATCAGATATACCTGGGTGAGGGTGCTTTTGGGGTGGAGGCCGCTTCTCAGGTGTATTTTGGTAAATCGGCCTCGCAGCTGACTCTTGGAGAGGTGGCGCTGCTTGCCGGTCTGCCGCAGGCACCCACCAGATATTCTCCTTTGAAGCATCTGGATAGAGCTCGGGCGAGGCAACGATATGTACTCAACCGGATGGCGGATGACGGTTATATTACTCCGGACAAGGCCAGGGTCGCCTATATTTCCAAGCTGAATTTGAGAGCTGGCAAGCGGGGATTTGACCCGGTCAACGGGTATTACCTCGATGTGGTCAAAAAACAGGCAACTGAGATCTTAGGTCGTCCACTGCAGGAAGCGGGCGCGAGAATCTACACTCACCTCGATCCGAAATTACAGAAAAGTGCTACTCAAGCGGTGGTCAGTGGACTGCGCTCTGCAGGTGTCCGTCAGGCGCTGAGGGATGTGAATTCGCGCCGGATACCGCAGGGAGCACTGGTGTGTATCGAGCGCAGCAACGGCAGGGTGCGGGCATTGGTCGGGGGGGCTGATTATTTTGCATCACCGTTTAACCGGGCGGTCCAGGCAAAACGGCCTGCAGGTTCAATTTTCAAGCCTTTCGTTTTTGCCGCCGCTCTTCAGGATGGATGGAAACCGCTCAGCATCATCAGTGATGCACCCCTTTCTATTTCCGGCGGTAAACATGGCGTCTGGCAGCCGAAGAATTACTCCGGAAAATATCATGGGGATACCACCTTAAAGAATGCACTGGCAAACTCCTATAACGTTGCGGCTGTCCGGTTGATGCAAAATGTCGGGGTCAAACGAGTTCATGCCATGGCTGACGCCTCTGGCATTACCGCGAAGATGCCACCAGATCTGTCCCTGGCTCTTGGTACGGTGGATGTTTCTTTGCTCGAGATCACTGCTGCTTATGGACCATTTGTCAACAGTGGTATTTACACCGAACCGTCATTTATTCGTCGCATTGTGGTGGAGGACAAAGAGCTCTGGCGGGAGTCGCCCATGAGGGTTCAGGCGATGACACCAAGGACCGCACTCAACATGGAAGCCATGCTGGAAGAGGTGGTGACCAATGGTACCGGAAAGCGTGCCAGTGGCTTGCCCGGCGCAACAGGGGGTAAGACCGGTACCACCGATAAAAACAGAGACGCCTGGTTTGTTGGCTTTAACGGTAACTATATCAGTGGAGTATGGGTCGGCCATGATCTGAATCAGACCCTTGGCGACAAGGAAAACGGTGGAAGAACGGCTGTACCCATCTGGAGGGATTTTATGGCAGAGGCCCGGGGGGATTCTGCCCGCTGA
- a CDS encoding inorganic phosphate transporter: MEIIATYGTAMVILAVIFGLYMTWGIGANDLANAMGTSVGAGAITVKQAICIAIIFEFMGAVLAGGHVTSTIRKGIIDPSGIAANPEILVYGMLASLLAAALWLMIASTRGWPVSTTHSIIGALIGFALVGIGPEAVKWSKVGSVVASWVISPAIGGTIAFLLVMSTRKLIFDTDQPLRNAKKYAPAYIFMVGFMISLVTLFKGLKHLNVDLTVLQSFAVASIIGAMAAALGWYFIRNIKEDIGTNRETHFASVEKVFSPMMLFTACAMAFAHGSNDVANGIGPLAAVVSIVGSGGEVMQESDLPVWILLLGGGGIVLGLITLGYRVMLTVGKKITELTPSRGFCAELAAATTVVLASRTGLPVSTTHILVGSVLGVGLARGIGALDLRVVGNIIISWVVTLPAGAVMAMLIFFTLKGIFG; encoded by the coding sequence ATGGAAATTATTGCTACTTATGGAACCGCCATGGTCATCCTGGCGGTTATCTTCGGACTCTACATGACCTGGGGTATTGGCGCCAATGACCTTGCCAATGCCATGGGAACCTCTGTTGGTGCAGGTGCCATCACCGTAAAACAGGCTATATGCATCGCCATTATCTTTGAATTTATGGGGGCTGTACTGGCTGGAGGCCATGTTACCTCAACAATTCGTAAAGGCATCATCGATCCCTCCGGTATCGCTGCCAATCCCGAAATCCTTGTTTATGGTATGCTGGCATCGCTTCTGGCTGCTGCACTATGGCTGATGATTGCCTCTACCAGAGGTTGGCCTGTGTCAACCACACACTCCATTATCGGCGCGCTTATCGGATTTGCTCTCGTTGGAATCGGACCCGAAGCCGTTAAATGGAGCAAAGTGGGCAGCGTTGTTGCCAGCTGGGTAATATCCCCTGCTATTGGTGGCACGATTGCCTTTTTATTGGTGATGAGCACCAGAAAGCTTATTTTCGACACGGATCAGCCACTAAGGAACGCCAAGAAGTACGCGCCGGCTTACATTTTCATGGTGGGCTTCATGATCTCCCTTGTCACCCTCTTCAAGGGACTCAAACATCTGAACGTTGATCTCACCGTCCTCCAGAGTTTTGCCGTCGCGAGCATTATTGGCGCAATGGCAGCTGCGCTGGGCTGGTACTTCATCAGAAATATTAAAGAAGATATCGGCACCAACCGGGAAACCCACTTCGCCAGTGTGGAGAAAGTTTTCAGCCCGATGATGCTCTTTACGGCCTGCGCCATGGCCTTTGCCCACGGCTCAAACGATGTGGCAAACGGAATCGGACCGCTCGCTGCTGTAGTAAGTATTGTCGGTTCCGGTGGTGAAGTTATGCAGGAATCCGATCTGCCTGTCTGGATTCTGCTGCTGGGTGGCGGTGGTATCGTGCTCGGTCTTATCACCCTCGGCTACAGGGTTATGCTTACTGTCGGTAAAAAGATCACAGAACTCACACCATCCCGCGGCTTCTGTGCTGAACTTGCAGCGGCAACCACAGTAGTCCTCGCCTCCAGGACAGGGCTGCCGGTTTCCACCACACACATCCTGGTAGGTTCCGTACTGGGTGTAGGTTTAGCCAGAGGAATCGGCGCGCTTGATCTCCGAGTCGTCGGAAACATTATTATTTCCTGGGTGGTCACCTTGCCGGCAGGCGCTGTTATGGCCATGCTGATATTCTTCACCCTGAAAGGTATCTTTGGTTAA
- a CDS encoding TIGR00153 family protein encodes MIMRSTTPLSGLFRRSPFKPIQEHMRAVFSCICLVPPLFDAIYAKDKGQTRNLSRQISELETEADKIKSTFRLNMPTSLLMPVDRKDLLGLISDQDSIADTAEAISQIVTFRDMIVPDKLKSHLDELLEGTMEVTSEAKEMIEQLDELLEVGFGGREMARVTEMIAGVRRSEHNIDAILHRARRALFEIEAELDPVSVMYWYKILELLGNISDQSENMADRVLLFLSK; translated from the coding sequence ATGATCATGCGATCAACTACGCCCCTGTCGGGCCTGTTCCGACGTTCACCGTTTAAGCCGATTCAGGAACACATGCGTGCAGTGTTCTCCTGTATCTGTCTGGTACCACCCCTATTCGACGCAATCTATGCCAAGGATAAAGGACAGACCAGAAATTTATCCCGACAAATCAGTGAACTGGAAACTGAAGCGGATAAAATCAAATCCACCTTCAGACTTAACATGCCTACCTCGTTATTGATGCCGGTAGACAGAAAAGATTTACTCGGTCTTATCAGCGATCAGGACTCCATTGCCGACACGGCAGAAGCTATCAGTCAGATAGTCACCTTCAGGGATATGATTGTCCCCGACAAACTCAAATCCCATCTTGACGAGCTGCTTGAGGGAACCATGGAGGTAACTTCCGAAGCCAAGGAAATGATTGAACAACTCGACGAGTTGCTGGAAGTTGGCTTTGGAGGACGTGAAATGGCACGAGTCACCGAAATGATTGCCGGTGTTCGCCGCAGCGAACACAATATCGACGCCATCCTCCATCGCGCACGCAGGGCGCTTTTTGAAATTGAGGCTGAATTAGATCCAGTTTCTGTGATGTATTGGTACAAGATACTCGAACTTCTTGGCAACATTTCAGACCAGTCTGAGAATATGGCTGACCGCGTACTTTTGTTCCTGTCCAAATAA
- a CDS encoding metallophosphoesterase, translated as MQDPLHKILVPIKDIQNIRGVAMPIGLEYLQLVVTGPPGAGKSYYINQIKGWPNEGYIDLTRKGWWKDQTLIYRPREVHLGMPFAGHKEALTVFEKEWLEQDPPPPIEFERLKIPPKKQYFFQTNWRQRYIFEFLLPDYETIYRRRKERQSRGYFPVDTELTEEIVQKQIQAYQEIALYLHRAGLNVYIRIGLEGKPMRIAEKGVATIPKWAISYSPPRPSLKTWAGWKQVIGMKQGNWFTITNDIRRIRGINRIAHDGRTFEMLLGDQRLCFHPEIPLGVKRKDIRKSWIINTPQACSSTDPTGFVRIAPGETVILGKANSEYDTILQFSEQVANRHATITNNRGDLTITPLDEKYGVKLVRFDDLDYREQVEANRQKAFITIRHLYGGPIALLEPDVALKRIQELNTLMDNEPMRPPRRDGMPGGIIELDQRALPLIIGDLHGMVDNLLKIIAENCLLNCLQSKSTTIIILGDAVHSELLDEMESMDSSILLMDLIITLKLRFPENFFYIRGNHDTFATNISKNGILQGVLMRNRLVELRGEEYAQEMEKLYDKLAYVVKSKHFYGCHAAPPRTQVTYDDIVHIADNPVLIREVTKNRLQRPHYLAGYTKSDVKKFRKALKVKKGTPFIVGHTPLDPFGSIWKNVGSIKNHHIIYSAHQEGPAILQQLKGGLIPLTYPAEPLTKLINNI; from the coding sequence ATGCAAGACCCTCTACATAAAATACTGGTACCGATCAAGGATATCCAGAATATTCGCGGCGTGGCGATGCCCATTGGTCTGGAATACCTGCAACTGGTGGTAACCGGGCCACCGGGAGCTGGAAAATCGTATTATATCAACCAGATCAAAGGGTGGCCTAACGAAGGGTATATCGACCTTACCCGAAAAGGGTGGTGGAAAGACCAGACGCTGATCTACAGGCCGCGGGAGGTCCACCTCGGCATGCCTTTTGCCGGGCACAAAGAAGCTCTTACTGTCTTTGAAAAGGAATGGCTGGAGCAGGATCCTCCGCCACCAATCGAATTTGAACGCCTCAAGATTCCGCCTAAAAAGCAATATTTTTTCCAGACCAACTGGCGGCAACGGTATATTTTCGAATTCCTTCTTCCCGACTATGAGACAATTTACAGACGCCGGAAAGAACGTCAGAGCCGCGGTTATTTTCCAGTTGATACAGAATTAACCGAGGAAATTGTTCAGAAACAGATCCAGGCATACCAGGAAATTGCCCTCTATCTGCATCGGGCTGGTTTAAATGTTTATATTCGCATAGGGCTTGAGGGCAAGCCGATGCGTATAGCCGAAAAGGGCGTTGCCACCATACCTAAATGGGCGATCAGTTATAGCCCACCACGCCCGAGCCTTAAGACCTGGGCAGGCTGGAAGCAGGTCATTGGTATGAAACAAGGCAATTGGTTTACCATCACCAATGACATACGTCGTATCAGGGGGATCAATAGAATCGCCCATGATGGCCGAACATTCGAAATGCTTCTTGGTGACCAGCGCCTCTGCTTCCACCCTGAAATTCCACTGGGAGTCAAACGCAAAGATATACGAAAGAGCTGGATCATCAACACCCCCCAGGCATGCTCAAGCACAGACCCCACCGGTTTTGTCCGCATCGCTCCTGGTGAAACGGTGATCCTCGGTAAAGCCAACAGCGAATACGACACTATTCTTCAGTTCTCGGAACAAGTAGCAAATCGCCACGCCACTATCACAAATAACAGGGGAGATCTGACCATAACCCCGCTTGACGAGAAATACGGTGTCAAACTTGTTCGTTTTGATGATCTGGACTACCGGGAGCAGGTCGAGGCAAATCGACAGAAAGCCTTTATCACCATACGGCATCTTTATGGAGGCCCGATCGCTTTGCTTGAGCCTGATGTGGCGCTAAAACGGATTCAGGAACTCAACACCCTGATGGATAATGAACCAATGCGTCCACCCAGGCGAGACGGCATGCCAGGAGGAATCATTGAACTCGATCAGCGCGCGTTGCCCCTGATTATCGGTGATCTGCATGGAATGGTTGATAACCTGCTAAAAATTATCGCCGAGAACTGCCTGCTCAATTGCCTGCAATCTAAATCAACGACAATCATAATTCTTGGCGATGCAGTTCATTCAGAACTCCTCGACGAGATGGAGTCAATGGATAGCTCAATCCTGTTGATGGATCTGATCATAACACTCAAACTTCGCTTTCCTGAAAACTTCTTCTACATACGCGGAAACCACGACACTTTTGCCACGAATATCAGTAAAAACGGTATTCTTCAGGGAGTGCTGATGCGTAACCGCCTGGTTGAACTCCGTGGCGAAGAATATGCGCAGGAGATGGAAAAGTTGTATGACAAACTCGCCTATGTCGTCAAATCCAAACACTTTTATGGTTGCCACGCGGCCCCACCACGTACTCAGGTCACGTACGATGACATAGTACATATCGCCGACAATCCCGTACTCATCAGAGAAGTGACCAAAAACAGGCTCCAGCGGCCTCATTATCTGGCAGGATACACCAAAAGCGATGTTAAAAAATTCAGGAAGGCATTGAAGGTTAAAAAAGGAACACCTTTCATAGTCGGTCATACACCACTTGACCCATTCGGCTCAATCTGGAAAAACGTTGGCTCAATCAAGAACCACCATATTATCTACAGCGCCCATCAAGAGGGTCCCGCCATTTTACAACAGCTGAAAGGTGGCCTTATCCCTCTGACCTACCCTGCAGAGCCTCTGACCAAACTGATAAATAATATCTGA
- a CDS encoding methylated-DNA--[protein]-cysteine S-methyltransferase, with the protein MNCIQTFCSLDQGPLSGIFLTSDGESLQSLQFIIGSIEKERLLSQRNPRHSECELHRRAHDQLEEYINGRLRSFDLPIQLNGTEFQRKVWHIIEDIPHGQVLTYGQIAAKLGSPGLSRAVGQAANKNPIPLIIPCHRVVGAGGKLTGFASGVELKSYLLSHERRDRLW; encoded by the coding sequence ATGAATTGTATACAAACCTTCTGTTCGCTTGATCAGGGACCGTTGTCAGGGATATTTTTGACGAGTGATGGTGAAAGCCTGCAATCTTTACAATTTATTATCGGGTCTATCGAAAAGGAGCGACTGTTATCACAACGTAATCCCCGTCACAGCGAGTGTGAACTCCACCGTAGGGCACATGACCAACTTGAGGAATATATAAATGGCAGATTACGTTCGTTTGACCTGCCCATACAGCTGAATGGCACCGAATTTCAAAGAAAAGTCTGGCACATCATAGAGGATATTCCTCATGGCCAAGTGTTAACATATGGGCAAATAGCAGCAAAACTAGGGAGTCCGGGATTGAGCCGAGCAGTAGGGCAGGCAGCAAACAAAAACCCGATTCCGCTCATTATACCCTGCCATCGGGTAGTGGGAGCGGGAGGGAAACTTACAGGCTTTGCAAGCGGTGTGGAGCTGAAGTCGTATCTGCTGAGCCATGAGCGGCGTGATCGACTTTGGTAA